From the genome of Leptodactylus fuscus isolate aLepFus1 chromosome 1, aLepFus1.hap2, whole genome shotgun sequence, one region includes:
- the LOC142201206 gene encoding vomeronasal type-2 receptor 26-like — protein MSLTALQQPIHPVPSFYKYVLAFMFAVDEINKNPDILPNMTLGYHVTDSCNNVNKALENVLQILSGPGNIIPNYSCFNKDILMGVIGDQSSKTSLQIIKLLSIYGLIQISYGATDPLLTDKKMYLSFFQTLPSDQTQYLAIAKLLRYFNWTWIGVCASDDDGGHTQTQELRKQAEVFDICIEFVIQLQTDDIGMEGIIHEKKRETFKNSESKILILCGTISFLTVRFIEEQSIAGHVKTLVIPSGSNIHIVSSVKLKASYHGSLVFLPPKIMIPNLRTFLEEVSLENRPNDSTLEHILLVYRSCKPSNPMLQIVAEEYYPHKLRDCNKTLKLQNIPPNHYYTKAFGTTYHVYQSVYAMAHALHEVLFHMNRKVSRKPMLKIPVSQCSDDCPPGYRRNLAKVKQKCCFQCIECSDGEISNETDKASCYRCNEDQWPNDKHQCVPKAIEFLSYSDSISLIITIITLLLFLKTSAILGIFILFRDTPVVKATNQSLSFILLVSIMLSFLCVFLFLGRPIRVTCMLRQTSFGIIFTVAISSILAKTILVYTAFKATKPGSPWRKCIGVKITNCLVFVCSLIQVMISIVWLSISPPFPESNTDLYAEKIILQCNEGSVVAFSIIMGYMGFLAAVSFMAAFLARNLPDSFNEAKNITFSMLVVCSVWVAFIPAYMSVTGKNTVLVEIFAIISSSVGILSCIFFPKCYIIILRPDFNSKGNLLKCKSIQ, from the exons ATGTCACTAACTGCCCTACAACAGCCTATACA TCCTGTACCGTCCTTCTACAAATATGTCCTGGCATTTATGTTTGCCGTAGATGAGATTAATAAAAATCCTGATATTTTACCCAATATGACTCTGGGATACCATGTGACTGATTCCTGTAACAATGTTAATAAAGCCCTAGAGAATGTGTTGCAAATTTTATCTGGTCCGGGAAATATAATCCCCAACTATTCTTGCTTTAATAAGGACATACTGATGGGTGTCATCGGAGACCAGTCTTCCAAGACATCCTTACAAATTATAAAATTGTTAAGTATTTATGGGCTCATTCAG ATCAGCTATGGAGCCACTGATCCTCTTTTGACCGATAAGAAAATGTACCTGTCCTTCTTCCAAACACTTCCCAGCGATCAAACCCAATATCTGGCCATAGCGAAGCTTCTCAGATACTTTAATTGGACATGGATTGGTGTTTGTGCTTCGGATGATGATGGGGGGCACACGCAAACTCAGGAATTGAGGAAACAGGCAGAAGTTTTTGATATCTGCATTGAATTCGTAATTCAGCTACAAACTGATGATATCGGCATGGAAGGAATTATCCACGAAAAGAAAAGAGAGACCTTTAAGAATTCAGAATCAAAAATTCTTATACTTTGTGGTACAATCTCATTTCTCACTGTACGGTTTATTGAAGAGCAAAGCATCGCGGGACACGTGAAGACATTGGTTATACCGTCTGGGTCAAATATTCACATTGTATCATCAGTAAAACTTAAAGCATCGTATCATGGGAGTCTAGTGTTTTTGCCCCCCAAAATAATGATCCCAAATTTGAGGACATTTTTAGAAGAGGTCAGTCTTGAAAATCGCCCAAATGACTCTACCCTAGAACATATCTTACTGGTATACCGGAGCTGTAAACCATCAAACCCCATGCTACAAATAGTGGCTGAAGAATACTATCCACACAAACTTCGTGACTGTAACAAGACTTTAAAGTTACAAAATATTCCCCCAAATCACTACTACACCAAAGCATTTGGCACCACGTATCATGTATATCAATCTGTCTATGCTATGGCTCATGCTCTACATGAAGTCTTGTTTCATATGAACAGAAAAGTCAGTCGTAAACCCATGTTGAAG ATTCCAGTCTCTCAGTGTTCTGATGACTGCCCACCGGGTTATCGGAGAAACCTAGCGAAAGTAAAGCAGAAGTGTTGCTTTCAATGTATAGAGTGTTCAGACGGAGAAATATCCAACGAGACAG ACAAGGCATCATGCTACAGATGTAACGAAGATCAGTGGCCTAATGACAAGCATCAATGTGTTCCAAAGGCAATTGAATTTTTGTCATACTCTGACTCAATATCACTTATTATAACTATTATCACTCTGCTTCTTTTTCTTAAGACTTCGGCTATCTTGGGcatctttattttatttagaGATACTCCAGTGGTCAAGGCGACAAACCAAAGCTTGAGCTTCATCTTACTGGTCTCCATTATGTTGAGTTTCCTCTGTGTATTTCTGTTTTTGGGCCGGCCTATACGTGTGACCTGTATGCTTCGTCAGACATCATTCGGGATCATCTTCACAGTAGCTATCTCTTCTATACTGGCTAAAACCATCCTGGTCTACACGGCCTTCAAAGCCACCAAACCTGGAAGTCCCTGGAGGAAATGTATCGGAGTAAAGATCACCAACTGTTTGGTGTTTGTTTGCTCACTTATCCAAGTTATGATAAGCATTGTTTGGTTATCTATTTCGCCCCCATTTCCAGAAAGTAATACTGACTTGTATGCTGAGAAAATTATTCTGCAATGTAATGAGGGTTCGGTAGTGGCATTCTCCATTATCATGGGATACATGGGTTTTCTTGCGGCTGTTAGTTTCATGGCGGCTTTCCTGGCCAGAAATTTACCAGATAGTTTTAATGAAGCCAaaaacatcaccttcagcatgctggttgTCTGCAGTGTCTGGGTGGCTTTTATCCCGGCCTATATGAGTGTTACTGGGAAAAATACAGTTCTGGTAGAAATATTTGCTATAATATCATCAAGTGTTGGGATTCTGTCTTGCATATTTTTTCCCAAATGTTACATTATTATCTTAAGACCAGATTTTAATTCAAAAGGCAATTTGTTGAAATGCAAATCAATACAGTAG